One window of Streptomyces sp. SUK 48 genomic DNA carries:
- a CDS encoding glutamate synthase subunit beta: MADPKGFMTTPRQEWARRPVEERVRDWDEVYVPGALLPIISKQADRCMDCGVPFCHDACPLGNLIPEWNDLVAREDWRAASDRLHATNNFPEFTGRLCPAPCEAGCVLAINQPAVTIKNVECAIADRAWAEGFVPARPPERLSGKTVAVIGSGPTGLAAAQQLTRAGHTVAVYEKDDRIGGLMRYGIPSFKMEKRHLERRLGQMRAEGTRFRTSASVGRDVDAAELRTRFDAVVLATGATAWRELPVPGRELEGIHQAMRYLPLSNRVGEGDLAVSPLSAAGRHVVIVGGGDTGADCLGTAVREGAASVTQLDIYAQPEAARDEYAEPWPTYPKIYRLSPAHQEAGELRTAPAADADARLFAASTLRFSGDGDGHVRALELVEVDERRQPVPGSERTVPADMVLLALGFSGPDREDGLVEQLGLALDARGTIARDVGFATNVPGVFAAGDAARGQSLIVWAIAEGRAVAAAVDQYLTGSSQLPAPISPGDKPMRV, from the coding sequence ATGGCCGATCCCAAGGGGTTCATGACCACGCCGCGTCAGGAGTGGGCGCGGCGGCCCGTCGAGGAGCGGGTGCGGGACTGGGACGAGGTGTATGTGCCGGGGGCGCTGCTGCCGATCATCAGCAAGCAGGCGGACCGGTGCATGGACTGCGGGGTGCCGTTCTGCCATGATGCCTGTCCGCTGGGCAATCTCATCCCCGAGTGGAACGACCTGGTGGCGCGGGAGGACTGGCGGGCGGCGAGCGACCGGCTGCATGCGACGAACAACTTCCCGGAGTTCACCGGGCGGTTGTGTCCGGCGCCCTGTGAGGCGGGGTGTGTGCTGGCGATCAACCAGCCGGCCGTCACGATCAAGAACGTCGAGTGTGCGATCGCCGACCGGGCCTGGGCGGAGGGGTTCGTGCCGGCGCGGCCGCCGGAGCGGTTGTCGGGGAAGACGGTCGCGGTGATCGGTTCGGGGCCGACGGGTCTCGCGGCCGCGCAGCAGTTGACGCGGGCCGGGCACACGGTCGCGGTGTACGAGAAGGACGACCGGATCGGTGGGTTGATGCGGTACGGGATTCCCTCGTTCAAGATGGAGAAGCGGCATCTGGAGCGGCGGCTGGGGCAGATGCGGGCCGAGGGAACGCGGTTTCGTACGTCGGCGTCGGTGGGGCGGGATGTGGACGCGGCGGAGTTGCGGACGCGGTTCGACGCGGTGGTGCTCGCGACGGGTGCCACGGCGTGGCGGGAGCTTCCGGTGCCGGGCCGGGAGTTGGAGGGGATCCATCAGGCGATGCGGTATCTGCCGCTGTCGAACCGGGTGGGTGAGGGGGATCTGGCGGTTTCGCCGTTGTCGGCGGCGGGCCGGCATGTGGTGATCGTCGGTGGTGGGGACACCGGGGCGGACTGTCTGGGGACGGCGGTGCGGGAGGGTGCCGCGTCGGTGACCCAGCTGGACATCTACGCGCAGCCGGAGGCGGCGCGGGACGAGTACGCGGAGCCGTGGCCGACGTATCCGAAGATCTACCGGTTGTCGCCCGCGCACCAGGAGGCGGGTGAGCTGCGGACGGCGCCGGCGGCGGACGCGGACGCGCGGTTGTTCGCGGCGTCGACGCTGCGTTTCTCGGGGGACGGGGACGGGCATGTGCGGGCGCTCGAACTGGTGGAGGTGGACGAGCGGCGGCAGCCGGTGCCGGGGAGCGAGCGGACCGTCCCGGCGGACATGGTGCTGCTCGCGCTGGGATTCTCGGGGCCGGACCGGGAGGACGGGCTGGTCGAGCAGCTGGGGCTGGCGCTGGACGCGCGGGGGACGATCGCCCGGGACGTCGGTTTCGCGACCAACGTTCCGGGGGTGTTCGCGGCCGGGGACGCGGCGCGCGGCCAGTCGTTGATCGTCTGGGCGATCGCGGAGGGGCGGGCGGTGGCGGCGGCCGTCGACCAATATCTGACGGGCAGTTCGCAGTTGCCCGCGCCGATCTCGCCCGGGGACAAGCCGATGCGAGTGTGA
- a CDS encoding DUF2293 domain-containing protein, translated as MGIPSTPHLTHGLVVIQPLKHQRCSACRRGPLSLLVLENGVPRCLSCADLGHLVLLPRGDTALTRRSREESALSAVVVRFNRRKGRYERQGVLVEEAALARAEERCLADAEVRRRRRARDARRRGVEDERFAAAFTAEILRLFPGCPAERARAIGAHASVRGSGRVGRSAAGRALSEGAVISAVVAGVRHVDTPYDQLLMSGVPRYEARRRIAPAVEGVLRAWQGPGRRERGRAEGGAGTLGYGP; from the coding sequence ATGGGAATCCCCTCAACTCCCCACCTCACCCACGGCCTTGTCGTCATCCAGCCCCTCAAGCACCAGCGCTGCTCCGCCTGCCGGCGTGGCCCGCTGTCCCTGCTCGTGCTGGAGAACGGCGTCCCCCGCTGTCTGAGCTGCGCCGATCTCGGTCACCTGGTCCTTCTTCCGCGTGGTGACACGGCGCTGACCCGCAGGTCGCGGGAGGAGAGCGCGTTGTCCGCGGTGGTGGTGCGGTTCAACCGGCGCAAGGGCCGGTACGAGCGCCAGGGTGTGCTCGTGGAGGAGGCGGCGCTGGCCCGTGCGGAGGAGCGGTGTCTGGCGGATGCGGAGGTCCGGCGTCGGCGGCGGGCGCGGGACGCGCGGCGAAGGGGGGTGGAGGACGAGCGGTTCGCTGCGGCGTTCACGGCGGAGATCCTCCGGCTGTTCCCGGGGTGTCCGGCGGAGCGGGCGCGGGCGATCGGGGCGCATGCCTCTGTGCGGGGCAGCGGGCGGGTGGGGCGCAGTGCGGCGGGCCGGGCGTTGTCCGAGGGGGCGGTGATCTCGGCGGTGGTGGCGGGCGTACGGCATGTGGACACGCCGTACGACCAGCTGCTGATGAGCGGGGTGCCCCGGTATGAGGCCCGGCGGCGGATCGCGCCCGCAGTAGAGGGCGTGCTGCGGGCGTGGCAGGGGCCGGGGAGGAGGGAGAGGGGGCGGGCTGAGGGCGGCGCGGGCACTCTCGGCTACGGACCGTGA
- a CDS encoding uridine kinase, which produces MRLEAITWDRLAELLADRLTGLEPADGGAWLRVALDGAPAARPGDLAERVGEALRVRGRPSLVVGSAGFLRPASLRLERGRRDAESYYGGWLDTGALWREVFGPLDPGGSGRVLPDLWDPATDRATRSPYIQLPPGGVLLLHGPLLLRHWFPFDLTVHVLLSPAALRRRTPEADHWTLPAFERYESETDPAATADVLVRADDPRHPAWRG; this is translated from the coding sequence GTGCGACTCGAAGCGATCACCTGGGACCGGCTCGCCGAACTGCTCGCCGACCGGCTGACCGGGCTGGAGCCGGCCGACGGTGGCGCGTGGCTGCGCGTCGCCCTCGACGGAGCCCCGGCCGCCCGTCCCGGCGACCTGGCCGAGCGGGTCGGCGAGGCGCTCCGGGTGCGCGGCCGGCCCTCGCTGGTCGTCGGGTCGGCGGGCTTCCTGCGCCCCGCCTCACTGCGCCTGGAGCGCGGGCGGCGCGACGCGGAGTCGTACTACGGCGGCTGGCTCGACACCGGCGCCCTGTGGCGGGAGGTGTTCGGCCCGCTCGACCCCGGCGGCAGCGGGCGCGTCCTGCCCGACCTGTGGGACCCGGCCACCGACCGCGCCACCCGCAGCCCGTACATCCAACTCCCGCCCGGTGGCGTCCTGTTGCTCCACGGCCCCCTTCTGCTGCGCCACTGGTTCCCGTTCGACCTGACCGTCCACGTCCTCCTGTCCCCGGCCGCCCTGCGCCGCCGTACTCCCGAAGCCGACCACTGGACGCTCCCCGCCTTCGAGCGCTACGAGTCGGAGACCGATCCGGCCGCCACGGCGGACGTCCTCGTCCGCGCCGACGACCCACGCCACCCCGCCTGGCGCGGCTGA
- the corA gene encoding magnesium/cobalt transporter CorA — protein sequence MSMAGNLRKVTKLGTAGGLRKVAQLARRRPRVDLSHPARSPLGSSVVNCVTYQDGIRVPQCTDLLESVRMVRKTGEGFVWLGLHEPTDREFAGVAELFDLHPLAVEDAVEAHQRPKLEHYGNTLFAVFKTVCYVEHERLTATSEVVNTGEIMAFVGEDFVITVRHGRHGSLGPLREELEAHPHQLSKGPAAVLHALADHVVDGYLSVTDAVQADIDQVETEVFSEGGARLDPGRIYQMKRELLELKRAVMPLARPVEDLATRPLRVVAPDIQTYFRDVLDHLTRAKEQIAAFDELLNSILQAHLAQVTVAQNEDMRKITAWAAVIAVPTMVCGVYGMNFDHMPELHWRFGYPLAMAVMAAACLALYRGFRRNGWL from the coding sequence ATGTCCATGGCAGGGAATCTGCGGAAGGTCACGAAGCTGGGCACGGCCGGCGGCCTGCGCAAGGTCGCACAGCTGGCCCGGCGGCGGCCGCGCGTGGACCTGAGCCATCCCGCCCGCTCGCCGCTGGGCTCCTCCGTGGTCAACTGCGTGACCTACCAGGACGGCATACGGGTACCGCAGTGCACCGATCTGCTGGAATCGGTACGGATGGTCCGCAAGACCGGCGAGGGCTTCGTCTGGCTGGGGTTGCACGAGCCGACGGACCGCGAGTTCGCGGGCGTCGCCGAGCTGTTCGACCTGCATCCGCTGGCGGTGGAGGACGCGGTCGAGGCCCATCAGCGGCCGAAGCTGGAGCACTACGGCAACACCCTGTTCGCGGTGTTCAAGACCGTCTGCTACGTCGAGCACGAACGGCTGACCGCGACCAGCGAGGTGGTGAACACCGGCGAGATCATGGCCTTCGTCGGCGAGGACTTCGTCATCACGGTGCGGCACGGCCGGCACGGCTCGCTGGGGCCGCTGCGCGAGGAGTTGGAGGCGCACCCGCACCAGCTCTCCAAGGGCCCGGCGGCGGTGCTGCACGCACTCGCGGACCATGTGGTGGACGGCTATCTCAGCGTGACGGACGCGGTGCAGGCCGACATCGACCAGGTGGAGACGGAGGTGTTCTCGGAAGGGGGTGCGCGGCTCGACCCGGGGCGCATCTACCAGATGAAGCGTGAACTGCTGGAGCTGAAGCGGGCGGTGATGCCGCTGGCCCGCCCCGTGGAGGACCTGGCCACCCGGCCCCTGCGGGTCGTCGCCCCGGACATACAGACGTACTTCCGGGATGTGCTCGACCATCTGACGCGGGCCAAGGAGCAGATAGCCGCCTTCGACGAGCTGCTCAACTCCATCCTCCAGGCGCACCTGGCGCAGGTGACGGTCGCGCAGAACGAGGACATGCGGAAGATCACGGCGTGGGCGGCCGTGATCGCCGTACCGACCATGGTGTGCGGGGTGTACGGCATGAACTTCGACCACATGCCGGAGCTGCACTGGCGATTCGGCTATCCGCTGGCCATGGCGGTGATGGCGGCGGCCTGTCTGGCGCTGTACCGGGGCTTCCGCCGCAACGGCTGGCTCTGA
- a CDS encoding methyltransferase domain-containing protein — MTASDGYLLDNQQREAGERFDAFATLFDPTTFRHIETLGIERGWRCWEVGAGGTSVVSWLARKVGPDGAVVATDIDTSRLAPVDHPPVEIRTHDVGAEEPPGEGFDLVHARLVLVHVPDRARALASMIKALKPGGRLLIEDADPALQPLTCPDEHGPEQRLANRLRQGFRGLLAERGADLSYGRRLPRLLREAGLHEVGADGFFPITSPACTALEAATVRQIRGRLLAAGLATDEEIDRHLANVEAGDMDLTTAPMISAWGRKA, encoded by the coding sequence ATGACAGCATCCGACGGGTATCTCCTGGACAACCAGCAGCGCGAGGCGGGGGAGCGGTTCGACGCGTTCGCCACCCTGTTCGACCCCACGACCTTCCGGCACATTGAGACCCTCGGTATCGAGCGGGGCTGGCGCTGCTGGGAGGTCGGGGCCGGCGGCACCTCCGTGGTGTCCTGGCTCGCGCGGAAGGTGGGGCCGGACGGCGCGGTCGTCGCCACCGACATCGACACCTCGCGGCTGGCCCCCGTGGACCACCCGCCGGTGGAGATCCGCACCCACGACGTGGGCGCCGAGGAACCGCCGGGGGAGGGCTTCGACCTGGTGCACGCCCGGCTCGTCCTCGTCCATGTCCCGGATCGCGCACGCGCGTTGGCGTCCATGATCAAGGCGCTGAAGCCCGGCGGCCGACTCCTGATCGAGGACGCCGACCCCGCCCTCCAGCCGCTGACCTGCCCCGATGAGCACGGTCCCGAACAGCGGCTCGCCAACCGGCTCCGCCAGGGCTTCCGCGGCCTGCTCGCCGAACGCGGCGCCGACCTCTCCTACGGCCGCCGACTGCCGCGCCTGCTCCGCGAGGCCGGACTGCACGAGGTCGGGGCGGACGGTTTCTTCCCCATCACCTCGCCCGCCTGCACCGCGCTGGAAGCCGCGACGGTCCGCCAGATCCGCGGCCGGCTCCTCGCCGCGGGCCTGGCCACCGACGAGGAGATCGACCGGCACCTCGCCAACGTCGAGGCCGGCGACATGGACCTGACCACGGCACCGATGATCTCGGCGTGGGGCCGCAAGGCGTAA
- a CDS encoding PfkB family carbohydrate kinase, translating to MGAGVTGDRTGALLVVGDVVTDVVARHRGPLATGTDTAAVIRTLPGGAGANVACWAAHSGCADVRLLGRVGADAAAWHEQELLAAGVRPRLVTDPEAATGTVVCLVDAGAAAERTFLTDSGASLRLEPADWSDALLDGVAWLHLSGYLLFTESSRALAGTALIAARARGVPVSMDPASAGFLVELGIDRFLAFAEGLDVLLPSRDEACLLTGAAEPADAAAELSRVVPLVAVKAGADGALVARSGGAPVRVAAVPASARDTTGAGDAFTGAFLAALLAGADPQEAAARGCRAGARAVGRVGGRPPHRGGVAEEGVARGG from the coding sequence GTGGGCGCGGGGGTGACCGGGGACCGCACGGGGGCGCTGCTGGTCGTCGGGGATGTCGTCACCGATGTGGTCGCCCGGCACCGGGGACCGCTCGCGACCGGCACGGACACGGCCGCGGTGATCCGGACGCTGCCGGGCGGCGCGGGCGCCAACGTGGCCTGCTGGGCGGCCCATTCGGGCTGCGCGGACGTACGACTGCTCGGCCGGGTCGGCGCGGACGCGGCGGCATGGCACGAGCAGGAGCTGCTCGCGGCCGGGGTTCGGCCGCGGCTGGTGACCGACCCGGAGGCGGCGACCGGGACGGTGGTGTGCCTGGTCGACGCGGGTGCGGCGGCCGAGCGTACGTTCCTCACGGACAGCGGGGCGTCGTTGCGGCTGGAGCCCGCGGACTGGTCGGACGCCTTGCTCGACGGAGTCGCCTGGCTGCATCTGTCGGGTTATCTGCTCTTCACGGAATCGAGCCGGGCGCTCGCAGGGACCGCGCTCATTGCCGCCCGCGCCCGGGGTGTGCCGGTCAGCATGGATCCGGCGTCGGCCGGCTTCCTGGTGGAGCTGGGGATCGACCGGTTCCTCGCCTTCGCCGAGGGGCTGGACGTGCTGCTGCCCAGCCGCGACGAAGCATGCCTGCTGACAGGGGCGGCGGAACCGGCCGACGCGGCGGCCGAGTTGAGCCGTGTCGTCCCGCTGGTGGCGGTCAAGGCGGGGGCGGACGGTGCGCTGGTGGCCCGTTCCGGGGGCGCGCCGGTGCGCGTTGCCGCCGTACCGGCGAGCGCGCGGGACACGACGGGCGCGGGTGACGCCTTCACCGGGGCCTTCCTCGCCGCCCTCCTCGCGGGCGCGGATCCGCAGGAGGCGGCGGCACGGGGATGCCGGGCGGGCGCGCGGGCGGTGGGCCGGGTCGGTGGCAGACCACCGCACCGGGGAGGGGTGGCCGAGGAGGGCGTGGCGCGGGGCGGGTGA
- a CDS encoding pseudouridine-5'-phosphate glycosidase produces MVLVVSEEVREAIEARRPVVALESTIIAHGLPRPRNLRVALELEEAVRGEGAVPATVAVLDGRPLIGLDKAQLERVAKDDGIRKLGSRDLPFAVAARASGATTVSATARLAALAGIRVFATGGLGGVHREWTVTQDESADLGLLARTGITVVCAGVKSILDVPATLQRLETLGVAVAGYGTDRFPGFYLSDSGHPVDWTLNDAEEVAEVMRAQDALGAAESALIVANPVPEAEQLDPELHARVLGEALAACAERGVTGQAVTPFLLDHLVRHTDGASLRANLAAVRGNVRLGARIATAWARG; encoded by the coding sequence ATGGTGCTGGTGGTGTCGGAAGAGGTCCGGGAGGCGATCGAGGCACGGCGGCCGGTGGTGGCCCTGGAGTCCACGATCATCGCCCACGGTCTGCCCCGCCCGCGCAATCTGCGGGTGGCCCTGGAGCTGGAGGAGGCGGTACGCGGCGAGGGCGCGGTACCGGCGACCGTCGCCGTGCTCGACGGCCGCCCGTTGATCGGCCTGGACAAGGCGCAGCTGGAGCGGGTCGCCAAGGACGACGGCATCCGCAAGCTGGGCTCCCGCGATCTGCCGTTCGCCGTGGCGGCGCGGGCGAGCGGGGCGACCACGGTGTCGGCGACCGCGCGGCTGGCCGCGCTGGCGGGCATTCGGGTCTTCGCCACCGGCGGGCTGGGCGGGGTGCACCGGGAGTGGACGGTGACCCAGGACGAGTCGGCCGACCTGGGTCTCCTGGCGCGGACCGGGATCACGGTGGTGTGCGCGGGCGTGAAGTCGATCCTGGACGTACCCGCGACCCTGCAACGGCTGGAGACGCTGGGCGTGGCCGTCGCCGGATACGGCACGGACCGGTTCCCCGGCTTCTACCTCTCCGACTCGGGACACCCGGTCGACTGGACGCTGAACGACGCCGAGGAGGTGGCGGAGGTGATGCGCGCCCAGGATGCGCTGGGCGCGGCGGAGTCGGCGCTGATCGTCGCCAATCCGGTGCCGGAGGCGGAACAGCTCGATCCCGAGCTGCACGCGCGCGTGCTCGGCGAGGCGCTCGCCGCCTGTGCGGAGCGGGGCGTCACCGGTCAGGCGGTGACCCCGTTCCTCCTCGACCACCTGGTGCGGCACACGGACGGCGCGTCGCTGCGCGCCAACCTGGCGGCGGTGCGCGGCAATGTGCGGCTGGGGGCGCGGATCGCCACGGCGTGGGCGCGGGGGTGA
- a CDS encoding methylated-DNA--[protein]-cysteine S-methyltransferase: MDSHGQDEQRVVWAVVETDIGPLMLAATRHGLVNVVFHATDAVRERTLERLAARFGSTPEADPRAPVLVEAIRQLRAYFAGERQDFELPLDWSLISGFNRQVLRELASGVPYGSVVGYGDLAGRVGQPGAAQAVGVAMGANPLPLVVPCHRVVESDGGIGGFGGGLETKRQLLALEGVLPQPLF, translated from the coding sequence ATGGACAGCCATGGGCAGGACGAGCAGCGGGTGGTGTGGGCCGTCGTCGAGACCGACATCGGCCCGCTGATGCTGGCGGCGACCAGGCACGGACTGGTCAACGTGGTCTTCCACGCCACCGACGCGGTGCGCGAGCGGACGCTGGAGCGGCTGGCGGCCCGGTTCGGCAGCACGCCCGAGGCGGACCCGCGGGCGCCGGTCCTGGTCGAGGCGATACGGCAGCTGCGGGCGTACTTCGCGGGCGAGCGGCAGGACTTCGAGCTGCCGCTGGACTGGTCGCTGATCTCCGGGTTCAACCGGCAGGTGCTGCGGGAGCTGGCGTCCGGAGTGCCGTACGGCAGCGTGGTGGGGTACGGCGATCTGGCCGGCCGGGTCGGGCAGCCCGGCGCGGCGCAGGCGGTCGGCGTGGCGATGGGCGCCAATCCGCTGCCGCTGGTCGTGCCGTGCCACCGGGTGGTCGAGAGCGACGGCGGGATCGGGGGTTTCGGGGGCGGCCTGGAGACCAAGCGGCAGCTGCTCGCCCTGGAAGGGGTGCTTCCCCAGCCGTTGTTCTGA
- a CDS encoding glycerophosphodiester phosphodiesterase family protein, which yields MRARLVAALAAVVLTVLSAVALVSLTSDARAGVRPPLVIAHRGAPAHAPENTLPSIDQAARLGSNWVENDVQRTKDGELVVIHDDSLKRTTNAEKVFPGRAPWKVKDFTAAEIARLDAGSWFSPAFAGTRVPTLEQYMRRVEHNHESLLLEVKNPELYPGIEQQILKVLGNEGWLDRGHLRRLVVQSFSADSVRTVHELKPALTTAYLGAPPVSQLKRYACFVDLVNPSYGPLTKSYVSAVHGVRGPHGRPLGVYAWTVDDKAAARKVAGYGVDGIISSKADVVRAALNAK from the coding sequence ATGCGCGCGCGCCTGGTCGCCGCTCTGGCCGCCGTGGTCCTGACCGTGCTGTCCGCGGTGGCCCTGGTGAGTCTCACCTCCGACGCCAGGGCGGGCGTCCGGCCGCCCCTGGTGATCGCCCACCGGGGTGCCCCCGCCCACGCTCCCGAGAACACGCTGCCCTCGATCGACCAGGCGGCGCGGCTGGGCTCCAACTGGGTCGAGAACGACGTCCAGCGCACCAAGGACGGCGAGCTGGTGGTCATCCACGACGACAGCCTGAAGCGGACCACGAACGCCGAGAAGGTCTTCCCCGGCCGGGCGCCGTGGAAGGTGAAGGACTTCACCGCCGCCGAGATCGCCCGGCTGGACGCGGGCAGCTGGTTCTCCCCCGCCTTCGCGGGCACGCGCGTGCCGACCCTGGAGCAGTACATGCGCCGGGTCGAGCACAACCACGAGAGCCTGCTCCTGGAGGTCAAGAACCCGGAGCTGTACCCGGGCATCGAACAGCAGATCCTGAAGGTCCTCGGCAACGAGGGCTGGCTGGACCGCGGGCATCTGCGGCGGCTCGTCGTGCAGAGCTTCAGCGCGGACAGCGTGCGGACCGTCCATGAGCTGAAGCCGGCGCTGACCACGGCCTACCTGGGGGCACCCCCGGTCTCGCAGCTGAAGCGGTACGCGTGTTTCGTCGACCTGGTCAATCCGTCGTACGGGCCGCTCACCAAGTCGTACGTGTCGGCGGTGCACGGTGTCCGCGGGCCGCACGGCCGGCCGCTCGGGGTGTACGCCTGGACGGTGGACGACAAGGCGGCCGCCCGCAAGGTCGCCGGGTACGGCGTCGACGGGATCATCAGCAGCAAGGCGGACGTGGTGCGGGCGGCACTGAACGCGAAGTGA
- a CDS encoding MHYT domain-containing protein: MQGTVDGFGYGAVTPLVAYLMACLGGALGLRCITRSLLVTHARRPAWLALGAAALGCGTWTMHFVAMMGFSIAQTPVHYDEPVTYASLGLAVVMVGVGVFIVGYRGATGAPLFTGGTVTGLGLASMHYLGMAGMRFHGSFAYSTPKVVASVAIAVAAATAALWAAGRARSLLPTVGASLLMGAAVSGMHYMAMSALSVHLDGTAETAADTPDASALVPMLLGPLVLLVLAGVVVILDPMLVLRHPERAATPGVPAAALAPRPAPHQHRHSDRRPAGQGARTPQNR; the protein is encoded by the coding sequence ATGCAGGGCACGGTCGACGGTTTCGGCTACGGGGCCGTCACCCCGTTGGTGGCCTATCTGATGGCGTGCCTCGGCGGCGCTCTCGGGCTGCGCTGCATCACCCGCTCCCTGCTGGTCACCCACGCGCGGCGGCCCGCCTGGCTGGCCCTCGGCGCCGCGGCGCTCGGCTGCGGTACCTGGACCATGCACTTCGTCGCCATGATGGGCTTCAGCATCGCGCAGACACCCGTCCACTACGACGAGCCGGTCACCTACGCGAGCCTCGGACTGGCCGTCGTCATGGTCGGCGTAGGGGTCTTCATCGTCGGCTACAGGGGCGCCACCGGGGCACCGCTCTTCACCGGCGGCACCGTCACCGGACTGGGCCTCGCCTCGATGCACTACCTCGGCATGGCCGGGATGCGCTTCCACGGAAGCTTCGCCTACAGCACGCCCAAAGTCGTCGCCTCCGTCGCCATTGCGGTCGCCGCCGCCACCGCCGCCCTGTGGGCCGCCGGCCGCGCCCGGAGCCTGCTGCCCACCGTGGGGGCGAGCCTCCTGATGGGTGCCGCCGTCAGCGGCATGCACTACATGGCCATGTCCGCCCTCAGCGTGCACCTCGACGGCACCGCCGAGACCGCCGCCGACACGCCGGACGCGTCCGCGCTCGTACCCATGCTGCTCGGCCCTCTCGTCCTCCTGGTCCTCGCCGGGGTCGTCGTGATCCTCGATCCGATGCTGGTCCTGCGCCACCCCGAGCGGGCGGCCACCCCGGGCGTCCCGGCTGCCGCCCTTGCCCCCCGCCCCGCCCCCCACCAGCACCGACACTCCGACCGCAGGCCCGCAGGGCAGGGCGCCCGCACCCCGCAGAACCGCTGA